In Plutella xylostella chromosome 3, ilPluXylo3.1, whole genome shotgun sequence, the following proteins share a genomic window:
- the LOC125489263 gene encoding uncharacterized protein LOC125489263, with protein MNPSPSLPAGENALAQITVSSRIPDFWKESPRLWFAQFEAVVANQKLADESRYNLVIAKLSREHVEQVSDIVLTPPDTKKYEALKTRLLVVYEESEVRQVQKLLKELELGDQKPSQLLRRMRDLAKKKFNDETLNMLWMGHLPSAVQAILTVSEVKDLEKLAGMADKVVETTRFAEIQELSCMRSSAVPSSSATQATLVEQIAQLTRRLDNMETSRSRGRSVGRNGWKSHRSASRSRDRSERVRRGDPNWMCFYHFRYKGKANKCIQPCAWQKQQESEAGKN; from the coding sequence ATGAACCCTTCTCCGTCACTTCCGGCCGGTGAAAACGCTTTGGCGCAGATCACGGTGTCCAGCAGGATACCGGACTTCTGGAAGGAGTCCCCACGCCTGTGGTTTGCCCAATTCGAGGCGGTGGTGGCCAATCAGAAGCTGGCCGACGAATCACGCTATAACTTAGTGATAGCAAAGCTAAGCCGCGAGCACGTCGAGCAGGTCAGTGATATTGTATTAACGCCTCCTGACACAAAGAAATACGAAGCGCTTAAAACTCGACTTCTCGTTGTTTATGAGGAGTCTGAAGTTCGACAGGTCCAGAAGCTACTGAAGGAACTGGAGCTAGGCGACCAGAAACCCTCCCAACTACTCAGGAGGATGCGAGATCTGGCAAAGAAAAAATTCAATGATGAAACATTAAATATGCTGTGGATGGGGCATCTACCATCAGCAGTACAGGCAATTCTGACGGTGAGTGAAGTGAAAGATCTAGAGAAACTGGCTGGCATGGCAGATAAGGTAGTCGAAACGACCCGATTTGCTGAGATCCAGGAGCTGTCATGTATGCGGAGCAGTGCCGTACCCAGTTCATCAGCCACGCAGGCTACCCTCGTTGAGCAGATAGCTCAGCTCACGCGGCGCTTGGACAACATGGAGACGTCGAGGTCAAGAGGCAGGTCAGTTGGTCGTAACGGATGGAAGAGTCATCGCTCTGCGTCACGAAGTCGCGACCGGTCTGAACGCGTAAGGAGAGGAGACCCTAACTGGATGTGCTTCTACCACTTCCGGTACAAAGGAAAGGCCAACAAGTGCATTCAGCCTTGCGCATGGCAGAAGCAGCAGGAGTCAGAAGCAGGAAAAAACTAG